One Desulfurella sp. genomic region harbors:
- a CDS encoding flagellar brake protein: MEKEKVFPKDINEIISVGQNINIEILAGDYKGIYYSYVYDEDKDGFLIFPPTDSLGRMGFVKVGDMVSVSCISKKNMRVAFDSKILQIIKHTDKTLYKISKPTEFYKYEFRENFRVDVLLNATCYFYDTSNKLQTKQASILNLSASGAKVSLNEFFELNKRIILEFILENRTFNVNATIVRRLQIDTNTYHYGIRFEEMDYKDKDFLIKFCLKKQMEFLRMQRG, from the coding sequence ATGGAAAAAGAAAAAGTATTTCCAAAAGATATAAATGAAATTATTAGTGTAGGTCAAAATATCAATATAGAAATACTTGCCGGAGATTATAAAGGAATTTATTATTCGTATGTTTATGATGAAGACAAAGATGGTTTTTTAATTTTCCCTCCAACAGATAGTTTAGGCAGAATGGGTTTTGTTAAAGTAGGGGATATGGTATCAGTTAGTTGTATATCAAAAAAAAATATGAGAGTGGCATTTGATTCTAAAATCTTACAAATTATAAAACACACCGATAAAACATTATACAAAATTAGTAAACCAACAGAATTTTACAAATATGAGTTCAGGGAAAACTTTAGAGTAGATGTTTTGTTAAATGCAACATGTTATTTTTATGACACATCAAACAAACTCCAGACAAAACAGGCAAGTATATTAAACTTAAGTGCTTCTGGCGCTAAAGTATCATTAAATGAGTTTTTCGAGTTAAATAAAAGAATTATTCTTGAGTTTATTTTAGAAAATAGAACATTTAATGTTAATGCAACAATTGTTAGAAGATTACAAATTGATACCAATACATATCACTATGGGATACGATTCGAAGAAATGGATTATAAAGATAAAGATTTTTTGATCAAATTTTGCCTGAAGAAACAAATGGAATTTTTGCGCATGCAAAGAGGTTAA
- a CDS encoding HD domain-containing protein, whose product MNLLDFADTKLKQKKLLFEQLRSLNKKTKSGRSLLKIHSKWVDEVIQEFYKNFSQNTQNCIIALGGYGRNQLNPFSDIDLMILYTKLDSSIEKLSKDLSDLLYKLGYDTSVIVRTLKDCFELSKKDDTIKTSLMDSKYVCGNQKLFLRYEFILKKIIEMDKVSYVKTKIESYQIRHAKYGNTVFVLEPNIKEGVGGLRDYHSVVWIYKAIFNTKNALDMKKHNLMTDFDYETLTSALYFLWRLRNAMHFVANGKNDILYLNLREAIASEMQIYASSYFSAQERLMRKYYYYARKMQDVCEKLINKAAIYISENKNPVVFEIDSKTKVVNNHLEFYDDLNLYNILILFYYSVRYCVNLSFDTIYSINTTNISNQKNDLFVFKLFRLIFSYPKPIYKQIYQMHKSNLLNKLIPEFGKIYCLSEYSMYHKYTVDEHSLQALYFLDELFEKKTDSPFIMRLQHIFLSLNERDLFLLRFAVLLHDIGKLKKQKHEVLGAEMSLKISERFGLGKELRQDLYFLIKNHLLINRVISYQDIDDTKTILNVLNIVKDKRMLNLLVLLTYADMNAVNDNVWSKWKEQLLETLYIRLILSLEKKDQNFLILTDAKKKKKNLLNQIQEKDIIDFLNRIPESLIFDMDEQTILQLLKTFSKPQKNNYFMVEQKDEYARLFVLAKEKIGLINKIAGIMLCANASIILGKTYTLDKNNTIVVFTTKNKNLDENYIEELFLKSEEDESFLDECARKNTNKFLNRLEKTKIEMSIKRIEIEVDNNQSDIYTVVRIHAPDKLGLLYNITKVFKELEIFIGSIIIDTKGEVAVDTFYVLSSGFKKIYDKKFIDLLKARLYEILS is encoded by the coding sequence ATGAATTTATTGGATTTTGCAGATACTAAATTAAAACAAAAAAAATTATTATTTGAACAGCTAAGATCGTTAAACAAAAAAACAAAAAGCGGCAGAAGTTTATTAAAAATACACTCAAAATGGGTAGATGAAGTTATTCAAGAATTTTATAAAAATTTTTCACAAAACACTCAAAACTGCATAATTGCACTAGGCGGATATGGCAGAAACCAGCTTAACCCTTTCTCTGACATTGATTTAATGATACTATACACAAAACTTGATAGTTCAATAGAAAAATTATCAAAAGACTTATCTGACCTATTATATAAGCTAGGCTATGATACATCTGTTATAGTAAGGACGCTAAAAGATTGCTTCGAACTTTCCAAAAAAGATGACACCATAAAAACATCTCTAATGGATAGTAAGTATGTATGTGGCAATCAAAAACTATTTTTAAGATACGAATTTATACTTAAAAAAATAATTGAAATGGACAAAGTTTCATATGTAAAAACAAAAATAGAATCCTATCAAATACGACACGCAAAGTATGGTAATACAGTGTTTGTTTTAGAACCAAATATTAAAGAAGGTGTTGGCGGACTTAGAGATTACCACAGTGTAGTATGGATTTATAAGGCTATTTTTAACACAAAAAACGCTCTTGACATGAAAAAACATAATTTAATGACAGACTTTGATTATGAAACACTTACATCTGCCCTTTATTTTTTATGGCGCTTAAGGAATGCAATGCACTTTGTAGCAAACGGCAAAAATGATATACTCTATTTAAACCTTAGGGAAGCTATTGCAAGTGAAATGCAAATCTACGCTTCATCATACTTTAGTGCCCAAGAAAGATTAATGAGAAAATACTATTATTACGCTAGAAAAATGCAAGATGTGTGCGAAAAACTCATTAATAAAGCTGCTATCTATATTAGCGAAAATAAAAATCCTGTCGTATTTGAAATAGATAGCAAAACAAAAGTAGTAAACAATCACCTAGAGTTTTATGATGATCTTAATCTATACAATATCTTGATTCTTTTTTACTACAGTGTTCGCTATTGTGTTAATCTTTCTTTTGACACCATTTATTCAATAAATACAACAAATATATCCAATCAAAAAAACGACTTATTTGTTTTTAAATTATTTAGACTTATATTTTCTTACCCAAAGCCTATATATAAACAGATCTATCAAATGCACAAATCAAATTTATTAAACAAATTAATCCCGGAGTTTGGAAAAATTTATTGCTTAAGTGAGTATAGCATGTATCACAAATATACAGTAGATGAACATTCGTTGCAAGCATTGTATTTCTTGGATGAACTTTTTGAAAAAAAAACAGATAGTCCTTTTATTATGAGACTTCAACATATTTTTTTATCTTTAAACGAAAGGGATTTGTTTCTGCTTAGGTTTGCTGTACTTTTGCATGACATCGGTAAGCTAAAAAAACAAAAACATGAAGTATTGGGTGCTGAAATGTCACTTAAGATATCTGAAAGATTTGGTTTAGGAAAAGAATTAAGACAAGATCTTTATTTTTTAATTAAAAATCATTTACTTATAAATAGAGTTATTTCATACCAGGATATTGACGATACTAAAACTATTTTAAATGTATTAAATATAGTAAAAGATAAAAGAATGCTAAATTTGCTCGTACTACTAACCTATGCAGATATGAATGCAGTAAATGATAATGTGTGGAGTAAATGGAAAGAACAATTGCTTGAAACGCTGTATATAAGATTAATATTATCGCTTGAAAAAAAAGATCAAAACTTTCTTATCTTAACAGATGCCAAAAAAAAGAAAAAGAACTTACTAAATCAAATTCAAGAAAAAGATATCATAGATTTTTTAAACCGCATACCAGAGAGTTTAATATTTGACATGGATGAACAAACTATTCTACAATTATTAAAAACATTTTCAAAACCACAAAAAAATAATTATTTTATGGTTGAACAAAAGGACGAGTATGCAAGATTGTTTGTGCTTGCCAAAGAAAAAATTGGGCTTATTAACAAAATAGCTGGCATAATGCTTTGCGCAAATGCCAGTATAATTTTAGGAAAAACCTACACTCTTGACAAAAATAATACAATTGTTGTTTTTACAACAAAAAATAAAAATTTAGATGAAAATTATATTGAAGAACTTTTTTTAAAATCTGAGGAAGATGAGTCTTTTTTGGACGAATGTGCTCGAAAAAATACAAATAAGTTTTTGAATAGATTGGAAAAAACAAAAATAGAAATGTCTATAAAAAGAATTGAAATAGAAGTTGATAATAATCAAAGCGATATATATACTGTTGTTAGAATTCATGCACCTGATAAATTAGGTCTTTTATACAATATTACCAAAGTATTTAAAGAACTGGAAATTTTTATTGGATCTATTATTATTGATACTAAAGGTGAAGTTGCTGTGGATACTTTTTATGTTTTATCATCTGGATTTAAAAAAATTTATGATAAAAAATTCATCGATTTGCTCAAAGCAAGACTTTATGAAATTTTATCTTAA
- a CDS encoding HAD family hydrolase, whose product MKYKNIFFDLYGTLIDIKTDDYKPEIFYNLSNFLNYEGIRVEKEFFQSRFEENIKHQLSVSQEKYPDVDIKKAFYDTILSFGYNTCDYLLDTIMKIYRTLSILEFNVFDDVHKVLSNLKKDYNLGLISDAQTIFLYKEISILSLESYFSSITHSSVLGFRKPDERIFKIALDKANVKASESVYIGDSIKRDIGSKKAGMTFILIKRGESIYDKESGEADVVVNTLEEAQHYIRSNI is encoded by the coding sequence ATGAAATACAAAAACATTTTTTTTGACTTATATGGAACGCTTATTGATATTAAAACTGATGATTACAAGCCAGAAATATTCTATAATTTATCAAATTTTTTAAATTACGAAGGTATAAGGGTTGAAAAGGAATTTTTTCAATCAAGATTCGAAGAAAACATAAAACATCAACTATCGGTTTCCCAAGAAAAATACCCGGATGTTGATATCAAAAAAGCTTTTTATGATACGATTTTGAGTTTTGGCTATAACACCTGCGATTATCTTCTTGATACAATAATGAAGATATATAGAACTTTGAGTATATTAGAATTTAATGTCTTTGATGATGTACACAAAGTACTTTCAAACTTAAAGAAAGATTACAATTTGGGTTTAATATCAGACGCACAAACAATTTTTTTATATAAAGAAATAAGCATACTATCTTTAGAAAGCTATTTTTCAAGCATTACACATTCAAGTGTACTAGGTTTTAGAAAACCAGATGAGCGGATATTTAAAATTGCACTGGATAAGGCCAATGTAAAAGCAAGCGAAAGTGTATATATTGGCGATAGCATAAAAAGAGATATAGGTTCAAAAAAAGCAGGCATGACATTTATTTTAATCAAACGTGGAGAATCTATTTATGACAAGGAATCTGGCGAAGCTGACGTTGTAGTTAATACACTTGAAGAAGCACAGCACTATATCAGGTCAAATATATGA